The following DNA comes from Quercus robur chromosome 1, dhQueRobu3.1, whole genome shotgun sequence.
atatatatatatatatatatatatatatgtgtgtgtgtgttatttttttactaagaaTCAAAGTCTTTCcttttaattgaaatccaatatTCCATATACTATATCACATATCATAGCACTTTTTCAATCCAAAGTAAACAATTTTTTCCTCGTCACTTGAAACTCAAAATAGTGGATTctatattttaaaacttaagataattaaataagaaaattactatttttgtcTTATTTCTTATGGCATTAGATCCCTATTGCTTCCAGCCCTACACTAAccttttttcaattaatttattgactttttggctatttcaaattttaggtttttgctataaatccaaaattttcaagtaattataaaaaaatacaaaaagaaagattgaattctacatatttttttaaagcaatcAAGACACCAAGTATGCATCTTTCAAAGCATATTGTGATGCTTTTAAAACTTTTACATTGatttattttcctaatttatttaaaataatcaaattaacgggaatgaaaaaatataaaacgaatttaaaaatatgtaaaattgcCAAGGGCAATGAAGTAAATCAAACTAGGTatggaaaataaattacaaatacaattacaatttttattttattttgtatgaaaattacattattatattactccattttttattttttttattaatacagatgaatatttttaagtttaattgcactttcaattttatcttttactttttttccccctaaactAAAGTCCTAACTCAGACACAAATTCTATTCCATATAATTCggattaaatattataaatttaaaattggatctaaaattttaattttaaatgacatatcACTAACAGGAAATAAAACTTTAAACGTGAAATGGACTATGTTCTCTCAAATTTTAGTGAAATGGAGAGGAGGTTAATATTATGTGTGTTATTCCTTGTAACAAATGTCCAAACACATATAATCACCAGCAATGTAAAAGTGAAAGTCTAAAAGATTGATACATGAAGTGAAAATTTAGCTCAGCTCACCTCAAAATAATACTAACTAAATAATAAcaacattaattaataataataatacacaaAAACAATCAGCTAAAAATAGTTTCAAGCAATTTAGAAAGGGTTATATTATTATATGCAAGGACACTTCGCTGCAACTTTAGGAGAGACGACAGATCTATCTGGTGGTCCTTACGTTTAGTTAACAAATAATTTTCTcttactcacacacacacacacaaaacctaataattttatttctttcaccAAGAGCTGAGCAGGactgttgtaacttgtaacacCCTCTTATTTTAATAACTaatcctttatttttgttccctttaattttcttcttaatcCCTGGCTCTTCACTGCAAAAATGAATTCGatattatatttgtattttttagtttactttaaaaaaattattttccaaaatcattcaaaataaacataaattaatcAAGAATGTCCACAAAAGTAGTAGAGATTTGAGTTAAGAACGCCAAACTTCATCTACTTTGTATGTGAACTTGTGTATGAGTGTGATATTGCCACGTCCAATCTTTTGGCATCTATAGTTTGGTATAATTTTCAAGTGGGTTATTCATGGCAAACAGGATAAAAGTTATTACACATACTATTGCACACACATTTTAACTTGAAAATTCTGACTTTAGGtcataatttcaatttttttctttttcttttttgggtgtgtaAATGTGCGTATAATAAACACCACTCTATAATATATCTACTAATATTACTTGCACACATGATTTACATGACAGGTCAGTAGGTATGATTGAGGAGTAGGTTAGGACTTAGGAGTTAGGATGCCTGGTGCAGAAGAAGCTTGCAGCCATTTCGCATTTGTTTGCATACAGCTTGGTCAGTCAAATTTAACTAGAGTTCCTAAACTGAATGGAACATAGAGCTAAGAACTCAGAAAgataattgttttcttttccttcccgGGAAGTTGGCTCTTTCTCCAAACTCcagaataagaaaagaaaatttaaccATTCTAATGTTTCCAccaaattgctaaaattttagATGAAAAATGCCCAAAATAATTTGAACCGGTTCTGTTACATGCCAAAGTTTTTGATATAGATCACAAGTCATGGTTTCAGCACGATCTCTCCTACATTAGAGAATAGTAAACTGTTGCACACTTCATTTCACATCCTTTTCATTTTCTACTTCTATCATATAGCATTAAGCAAGAAATTACTgatacattaaaataaatgagaatGAGACGGCCATTTGTCATTGAAATGAAAAGTACTCATCATAAGTAAGATTATACACCAACATCAAGTGATTTTACTtgtataattaatataaatataagcTCTTCCAAGCTCTTGTAGGAGTTGAGGTTGCTAGAAACCTAAAGTTTAACGAGTGATGTTATTACAAATTTTGCTGTTTGAAGCTTACAAACTAATGTATTAACTTTTAGAATGCAAACAAAAAGTAATTACAAatcttatttattatgttgttgatatAGCACCAATCAAATTCATTAACACtttaatttgtaagtttttataaaaattgataacttttgGTAGTTGATTCACCCATGttagctagatttttttttttttttttttttttttaaacacaagatagaaattttattctagtATAATTTAAGTACACATGTTGTGAAACTCCCTCTGAGAAACTTAAAATCCAACCCTTACCCCACCCCCACCTCATAAGAACTACTTCATACTTGTAGAGATGTTAGCTAGATAATAATGCCCAAGAGATGGTATGGAGAATTAAAGAAGCATATGAAGCAGGTGGATATGCACAATGGTTAATGATTAATGAGTTATTTACATTTTATGGATATGGGTGctaatgatatcattttttttaagtatgttctcattttgttcaaattgattATTGACTCGTGTTCTCGTTTTAGGAGGATTCCTcttattatcatttattttattttattttataaaagtcTTATTATCACTTTATAGAAGGCTTTTAacttttccctcaaaaaaaaagaaggcttTTAACTTTATGATGCGATtgtttttcaatcatttttgtaagggctattaataaataaataaataaaacacaacaaACGAAATGGGGGAGACAGCTCCTGCCGCTCATATAGGTAGATTTTGGTCTTAAAAATCTGCAGTACTAATAAAATTTgcaaataataaaaagacaGTAGTTATTAcacaaagtaaaaatatatattcaattaaaaTGGTGAaatcaaaacatgatttcacactcagaaaaaaaaaaaaaaaattgtaatttaaactaaaatcatgttttaaaaatacaatttcacaAGAAATATACACAGCCACATATGTATGGGACAAGatttacataattaaaaaaaaaaaaaaaaaaacaaaaagtcataTACCACTGCTAAAAAAGTACTACAATTTCCAAGATTAAAAAGGCATTGACTCATTCAAAGATTAGCAACCTCTTGGTCACAGACTTGCGCACACGCATCACTTGCCTCTTTGACTACTCACTGCTCCTCACTTCCTACATTCTctacttcttctctctctcatcactgTTTATATTCTCATTCtcatccttcttctttgccattattattctctctttatctctctaAAAGCCATGAACCCCTCTGAAGAATTTGTAGAACAGGGAACATCTCAACAGGTATGCATCTTTTCGTGCCCACTGAGCTATTAAAGCAGTAATGATATTTCAATGTcagtgtcaattttttttttcctctgggatattttcttttttggggttGAAAAACTATATAGTTACTATCTtgggtttgtttatttattatttttcttatgagGTCGGCATTTAACGAACCTTGTGATGGGTGGTTATTTCTGGAAACTTTGAACGCTTGGAAAGAGTTTCTGGGTCAAATGATTCTGTGCTAGAATTAATGGGGTTGTTTGAAATGATCATGTTTATGGATAATGTGGGTGGAAAACTAATAGAAGAATGGGATTATCATATTAAAATTGAGTCCTATTTTAAATGTGGTTCTAACAAGAGTTTAATTGCTGAGTTATATAGTATGAACTGGTGAATGTAGAAGGAGGAATACTGTATTCTGCAGCATTTACTGAACTTAGTTCAGGATTTTAGGACGTTGTTGGCTGTTTCAGTTAATATCTGATGATGCTGATccataaagaagaaaatttgatgTGAACACTATTGCCTTTGCctaatcattttctttcttctaacTAAGTTTATCGcttatattttaatgaattgaatGTCTTGAACCAGAACTTGAGAAGGGTGTCCTCTACAACAGTGCTTGCATTGGCTTATCAAAGTCTTGGAGTGGTATATGGCGATCTCTGTATCTCCCCTCTCTATGTTTACAAGACCACATTCTCTGGGAAATTAAGCCTGCATGAGAATGATGAAGAGATTTATGGGGTGCTTTCCTTTATCTTCTGGACAATTACACTTATTGCTCTCTTCAAATATGTATTCATAGTGATGTTGGCTGATGACAATGGTGAAGGTATAACTTTGTCATTCGTTCAATAATCAATTACTTAAATTTGATAATACGATTGAATTCATGACTCAAAAATTTACTCCTAGTCCCTCAACTTTACCTCACATACCAACAATTGTCAAGGACTGAAGGATATAAAAGATGTTATGACACCATTATCTGGGAAGGTTCACTTCTGGACCTGATTCTGGTGACCACTACATGTATGGAGAACTTGCATATTGCTTTGCCAAGCCCTGAAAATGAGTGATTTACTTTAatgttctaatttttctttaatcttttttctcTTATAAATTTGGGGTGGTACATAGCATGCTGTTAAAATTGATATATAGCAAGCTAACTGCTGCTTATTTATATGACAGCCTTCTCAACACTGAACAGAAGCACCATGTGCTTTTGATGCATTACCAAAAAATTGTGGCTGAGAATTTTCTCCTGTATGGTAGATTTAAACCTCAATAAGGAAAGCTGTAATCAGTTAGATATTATTGTTTGAAACGCGATAGcaatttttaggcaaaaaaagaaagtttatcTTTGTCAACTTTTAACTAATGATGCAGGTGGTACATTTGCATTGTACTCTCTTCTCTGCCGACATGCAGGACTAAGCATTCTACCCAATCAACAAGCTGCAGATGAGAAGTTGTCTGAGTATGTAACAGACAGATCTGCAGACACCTGGCAGAGTTCTGCTCTGAAGTCATTCTTTGAGAAGCACCCAAGGTTTTGCAAAGGGCTGTTGATTTTTGTACTGCTTGGAACCTGCATGGCTATTGCTGATGGAGTACTCACTCCTGCAATATCAGGTAGCTGGATTTAGTGTAGCTGCTCAGCCTCTAGTGCTTTTTACTGCATTACTGTTATTTGCTCcatcatttgaattttctgactacCCAGCATTATTCATAtcaattcttcaattttttttttatccatattCATATCAATTCTTTAATATGTGGATTATTCTTAGTTGCATATTGTAAATATGTTCCAGATTTTGAGTAATGAATTTATTAGCTTTTCGTGTACCAATTTTATTGTTGCTTTGTTTTAAGACTGCATGATATCTTTATTATCTTcatttcattaaataaaatgtgCATGTACGCTCTTAATAAATCCAGCTCTAAAGCACATACTTCTTTCTAAAACATGTCATGTAACTGTGATAGATCTTGCTACTATATTTCATTGTGTGATATTTTGTATCTACATCTTGAAATGTACATTTTATATGAGAGTCGAATACGTGCAGGTCTTTCAGTTTCATTTCTGCTTTACTTTCCATAAATGCTCTTATAGAGATTTGTGTGTGTTTCCCCTTTCAGTTCTTTCAGCAGTTTCAGGCATCAAACTGAAGATCACAGAACTCCATGAGAGTGAGTCCAGCTCAATACATTGCTATCTTCCTGTTCCCTTTAAAAACTTCCACTGTCTATCAATTctatttgaatttcttttctttcagaTCACATTGTTATTATCTCGTGTGTCATTTTAGTGGGGCTTTTCTCCCTTCAGCACTACGGAACACACAAAGTTGCTTTCATGTTTGCTCCAATTGTCACAGCATGGCTTCTTTGTCTTACTGGCATTGGGGTATACAACATATTTCGGTGGAATTCTCATATATTTCATGCACTTTCTCCAATTTACATGTTAAAGTTCCTTAAAAGCACAGGCATTGAAGGATGGGTATCATTAGGAGGAGTGGTTCTTGCCATCACAGGTAACTCTTTCACACTTCGAATATGGCTATTGCCATGTATTCGTAGTGAAAAGAACTACTGGAactatttttaaacttttactTGGAATATCATCTCAGGTGTGGAGACAATGTTTGCTAATTTGGGCCATTTCTCTTCACTCTCAATTAGGGTAAACCCAGACTCTAGTTATTGTATGGGACATGAACACCTTTGCTCATTAAGTTATTGTGAAATTCATTGTCTTAACACTTGGTTTTCTAATCCCAGATAGCCTTCACATTTCTAGTATATCCCTCTTTGCTTCTTACGTATATGGGTGAGGCTGCATTCCTTTCTAAGCACCATGAAGATATTGAGAGAAGCTTCTATAAAGCCATACCAGGCAAGAACATCTTAATGTGCCAATTAGTTTAATGTGATTCTTTCCCCATCTCTTGTGTAAATACCATTATCTTCTATGCAGAAACTGTCTTTTGGCCAGTGTTCATAGTAGCTACTTTTGCGGCTGTGATAGGGAGTCAGGCTGTAATATCAGCTACTTTCTCCATTATAAGCCAGTGCTGTGCATTGAATTGCTTTCCCCATGTTAGAATCATCCATACTTCCAGTAAAATATATGGGCAAATATACATACCTGAGGTCAATTGGATGCTAATGTGCCTTTCTTTAGCTGTGACAATCGGATTGAGGGACACAGGCATGATGGGTCATGCATATGGTATAAACCTAAACCACTGAGTATACTTGCAAGTTGCTGATGCTCTTTAGGCCTTTTGTGTACATGAATGAATGTGGTTGTTTTCCTGACTATACAGGGCTAGCAGTGACTACCGTTATGTTTGTGACAACTTGCTTGATGGCAATGGTGATGATAATAGTGTGGAAGCAAAAGACAGTTACTGCTGTTGCATTTCTGTTGGTGTTTGGATCAATGGAACTACTTTACATCTCTGCATGTATTTTCAAGGTACCTGAGGGTGCATGGATTGCGCTTACAGTGTCTTCTATCTTTATGGCTGTAATGTACATATGGAATTatggaacaatgaagaaacacCAGTTTGATGTGGAGAACAAGGTTTCAATGAATAGGATAGTGTCTTTAGGGCCAAGCTTAGGAATGGTCCGGGTCCCTGGAATTGGACTTGTATACACTAATCTGGTAACAGGGGTACCAGCTGTTTTTGGACATTTTGTGACTAATTTACCTGCATTCCATCAAgtgcttgtttttgtttgcatAAAATCTGTTCAAGTTCCCTATGTTTGTGAAAAGGAACGAATTCTCATTAGTAGGGTAGGCCCAAAGGAGTGTGGCATGTTCAGATGCATTCTGAGGTATGGTTACAAGGATCTGcaacaagaaaattacaatttcgAAAACAGATTGGTGTCTGGACTTGTACAATTTGTAGAAACTGAGGACGAAACTGCATCAAAAGCAACTGATTTTTGTGGAGAGTTTGGAAACTCAGATATTGAAGCCTTTGATTCTTCAGTGCATACCATCTCAATTTCATATCCTGAAGAGGACAGAGTGAGATGTTCATGTGATATTCAAGTGATGACATCTGATATTGGTCGTGTGGAAAGTTTTCTTCTTAAAGATGAGTCTCTGCAGATTTTAAAAGCCAAAGAATCTGGCGTCACTTATGTTTTGGGGCATTCCTATGCAAAGTCAAAGAAACCATCTTccatttttaagaaatttgCCATTGATGTAGTATATGCTTTTTTAAGCAAGAATGGTACAGAGCCTAATATTCTCATGAAGGTGTCCCCTACTTCTTTGCTGGAAGTTGGTATGATTTACTATGTCtaagttctaaagaaaaagtTCACTTCTTGCCAGAGGATCTTCCCCACAAGTGTTATTTCTTTTCTGTTAGATTATCTGTTACTGATCTTTAGGTTGACA
Coding sequences within:
- the LOC126689152 gene encoding potassium transporter 1 isoform X3, translating into MNPSEEFVEQGTSQQNLRRVSSTTVLALAYQSLGVVYGDLCISPLYVYKTTFSGKLSLHENDEEIYGVLSFIFWTITLIALFKYVFIVMLADDNGEGLSILPNQQAADEKLSEYVTDRSADTWQSSALKSFFEKHPRFCKGLLIFVLLGTCMAIADGVLTPAISVLSAVSGIKLKITELHENHIVIISCVILVGLFSLQHYGTHKVAFMFAPIVTAWLLCLTGIGVYNIFRWNSHIFHALSPIYMLKFLKSTGIEGWVSLGGVVLAITGVETMFANLGHFSSLSIRIAFTFLVYPSLLLTYMGEAAFLSKHHEDIERSFYKAIPETVFWPVFIVATFAAVIGSQAVISATFSIISQCCALNCFPHVRIIHTSSKIYGQIYIPEVNWMLMCLSLAVTIGLRDTGMMGHAYGLAVTTVMFVTTCLMAMVMIIVWKQKTVTAVAFLLVFGSMELLYISACIFKVPEGAWIALTVSSIFMAVMYIWNYGTMKKHQFDVENKVSMNRIVSLGPSLGMVRVPGIGLVYTNLVTGVPAVFGHFVTNLPAFHQVLVFVCIKSVQVPYVCEKERILISRVGPKECGMFRCILRYGYKDLQQENYNFENRLVSGLVQFVETEDETASKATDFCGEFGNSDIEAFDSSVHTISISYPEEDRVRCSCDIQVMTSDIGRVESFLLKDESLQILKAKESGVTYVLGHSYAKSKKPSSIFKKFAIDVVYAFLSKNGTEPNILMKVSPTSLLEVGMIYYV
- the LOC126689152 gene encoding potassium transporter 1 isoform X1, producing MNPSEEFVEQGTSQQNLRRVSSTTVLALAYQSLGVVYGDLCISPLYVYKTTFSGKLSLHENDEEIYGVLSFIFWTITLIALFKYVFIVMLADDNGEGGTFALYSLLCRHAGLSILPNQQAADEKLSEYVTDRSADTWQSSALKSFFEKHPRFCKGLLIFVLLGTCMAIADGVLTPAISVLSAVSGIKLKITELHENHIVIISCVILVGLFSLQHYGTHKVAFMFAPIVTAWLLCLTGIGVYNIFRWNSHIFHALSPIYMLKFLKSTGIEGWVSLGGVVLAITGVETMFANLGHFSSLSIRIAFTFLVYPSLLLTYMGEAAFLSKHHEDIERSFYKAIPETVFWPVFIVATFAAVIGSQAVISATFSIISQCCALNCFPHVRIIHTSSKIYGQIYIPEVNWMLMCLSLAVTIGLRDTGMMGHAYGLAVTTVMFVTTCLMAMVMIIVWKQKTVTAVAFLLVFGSMELLYISACIFKVPEGAWIALTVSSIFMAVMYIWNYGTMKKHQFDVENKVSMNRIVSLGPSLGMVRVPGIGLVYTNLVTGVPAVFGHFVTNLPAFHQVLVFVCIKSVQVPYVCEKERILISRVGPKECGMFRCILRYGYKDLQQENYNFENRLVSGLVQFVETEDETASKATDFCGEFGNSDIEAFDSSVHTISISYPEEDRVRCSCDIQVMTSDIGRVESFLLKDESLQILKAKESGVTYVLGHSYAKSKKPSSIFKKFAIDVVYAFLSKNGTEPNILMKVSPTSLLEVGMIYYV
- the LOC126689152 gene encoding potassium transporter 1 isoform X2; amino-acid sequence: MNPSEEFVEQGTSQQNLRRVSSTTVLALAYQSLGVVYGDLCISPLYVYKTTFSGKLSLHENDEEIYGVLSFIFWTITLIALFKYVFIVMLADDNGEGGTFALYSLLCRHAGLSILPNQQAADEKLSEYVTDRSADTWQSSALKSFFEKHPRFCKGLLIFVLLGTCMAIADGVLTPAISVLSAVSGIKLKITELHEMGLFSLQHYGTHKVAFMFAPIVTAWLLCLTGIGVYNIFRWNSHIFHALSPIYMLKFLKSTGIEGWVSLGGVVLAITGVETMFANLGHFSSLSIRIAFTFLVYPSLLLTYMGEAAFLSKHHEDIERSFYKAIPETVFWPVFIVATFAAVIGSQAVISATFSIISQCCALNCFPHVRIIHTSSKIYGQIYIPEVNWMLMCLSLAVTIGLRDTGMMGHAYGLAVTTVMFVTTCLMAMVMIIVWKQKTVTAVAFLLVFGSMELLYISACIFKVPEGAWIALTVSSIFMAVMYIWNYGTMKKHQFDVENKVSMNRIVSLGPSLGMVRVPGIGLVYTNLVTGVPAVFGHFVTNLPAFHQVLVFVCIKSVQVPYVCEKERILISRVGPKECGMFRCILRYGYKDLQQENYNFENRLVSGLVQFVETEDETASKATDFCGEFGNSDIEAFDSSVHTISISYPEEDRVRCSCDIQVMTSDIGRVESFLLKDESLQILKAKESGVTYVLGHSYAKSKKPSSIFKKFAIDVVYAFLSKNGTEPNILMKVSPTSLLEVGMIYYV